Proteins found in one Methanobrevibacter millerae genomic segment:
- a CDS encoding DUF5677 domain-containing protein → MRKHPYDKLKDHGNPKKGILKSPINQMGNITYYSWMKECFPDFIWIALIVDYYGRRPAFAILSFIFNDIKKLSFEFESLQLSYIFSLENEKQEEFYEILLKHINIEILNPLTIVFNSEDKELFFKYFFKEGMSVEEKLKILESVTDNYGHNKSDGSTDVQYVILTFYMTIRQIIHFTKDVKIAFDALYYYQKTNHEEWEMRTYRPTVRSMFGSLQYLIYKHDSVFIKLFWKELLEVGDCKLKYGRYENEYLMDENFIEDIKVEFQKLIIDNMHSELEDSKFNVIIGSSVYALKILNELVECNLRNKVMGRLSLRIIIEIYIMLKFINNEEDEKPGLWEEYQEYGIGKYKLILIKAREIDEFENSHLNPTLLDFLVNEQIDEMFQNVDFRNFENKTNIRDKAIKVNEKELFDVYYDYESSYAHGLWGAVRESSMLKCENPLHLGHNVPDVHLNKNLADVLPDAIMVFKKLLSFINENYPLSEEFLSKYEVKNE, encoded by the coding sequence ATGAGAAAACACCCTTATGATAAATTAAAAGATCATGGTAATCCTAAAAAAGGTATTCTAAAATCTCCAATTAACCAAATGGGTAATATTACTTATTATAGTTGGATGAAAGAATGCTTTCCAGATTTTATTTGGATTGCTTTGATAGTTGATTATTATGGTCGTAGACCTGCTTTTGCAATATTGTCATTTATTTTCAATGACATCAAGAAATTGTCCTTTGAATTTGAATCATTACAATTATCATATATTTTTTCTTTAGAGAATGAAAAACAAGAAGAGTTTTACGAAATTCTATTAAAACATATTAATATTGAAATATTGAATCCTTTAACTATTGTTTTTAATAGTGAGGATAAGGAGTTGTTTTTTAAATATTTCTTTAAAGAGGGGATGTCTGTTGAAGAAAAACTAAAGATATTAGAAAGTGTCACAGATAATTATGGACATAATAAATCTGATGGTTCAACAGATGTCCAATATGTGATTTTGACTTTTTACATGACTATTAGACAAATTATTCATTTTACAAAAGATGTTAAAATTGCTTTTGATGCATTATATTACTATCAAAAAACAAATCATGAAGAATGGGAAATGAGAACTTATCGACCAACTGTTAGGAGTATGTTTGGTTCGTTACAATACCTGATTTATAAACATGATTCAGTATTTATAAAATTATTTTGGAAGGAATTATTGGAAGTTGGTGATTGTAAATTGAAATATGGAAGATATGAAAATGAATATTTAATGGATGAAAATTTTATTGAAGATATTAAAGTTGAATTTCAGAAATTGATTATAGACAATATGCATAGTGAACTAGAAGATTCAAAATTTAATGTAATAATCGGATCCTCAGTTTATGCATTGAAAATTTTAAATGAATTAGTTGAATGTAATCTTAGAAACAAAGTCATGGGTCGATTGAGTTTAAGAATAATAATTGAAATTTATATAATGTTAAAGTTTATTAATAATGAAGAAGATGAAAAACCCGGTCTATGGGAAGAATATCAGGAGTATGGTATTGGAAAATATAAACTTATTTTAATTAAAGCTCGTGAAATTGATGAATTTGAAAATTCACATTTAAATCCAACATTACTTGATTTTTTAGTCAATGAACAAATTGATGAAATGTTTCAAAATGTAGATTTTAGAAATTTTGAAAACAAAACTAATATTAGAGATAAAGCAATTAAAGTTAATGAGAAGGAGCTATTTGATGTTTATTATGATTATGAATCCAGTTATGCTCATGGTTTATGGGGTGCTGTTCGTGAAAGTTCAATGTTAAAATGTGAAAATCCTTTGCATTTGGGTCATAATGTTCCTGATGTTCATTTAAATAAGAATTTAGCTGATGTCCTGCCAGATGCGATAATGGTATTTAAAAAATTATTAAGTTTCATTAATGAAAATTACCCATTATCTGAAGAATTTCTATCAAAATATGAGGTAAAAAATGAGTAA